One Thermofilum sp. genomic window carries:
- a CDS encoding ABC transporter substrate-binding protein translates to MDRRLILAVLILFVVAAAALLLLPKQPPPQQPPATQPPEQPPHEQPPPSQPPPAQPPPQEQPAGVTLYVITRHEQTIQDATRKLFLSSSLAKQYNIVNIVFLPVNAEQWPEYIKSAAAKGQGIDVAWGGGPTLFNLLDEQGLLEPIDESKVPEFKLVLDELKKIPSSLAGAPTFKVGSDGKIRWIGASVSSFGFTVNREILARYSLPAPVKWADLGSPVYARTLPALQLVGVADPTMSTSNLRMFEIILQAYGWEKGWRALTLIAANSKIYSGSSDVRDAVIRGDLAVGTTIDFYGYTAQQQNPACLYVIPAGESIVNADPIAVLKGARHPREAAVFVAWVLNEMGGQLVWLDPNINRLPINPKVFETPEGAKRPDLKKALDELFSASGIAFNETLSSLWVTAVMYYFKATLVDAHDDLQPVWAQIAKAYLDGKITQQQFNMLVDALTAPLTFTDPLTGAKTTFTLDYAVKISRYMATDPAIYQNLMNQWKEAARARYLKAQELFKQVAKP, encoded by the coding sequence GTGGATAGGCGGTTGATTTTAGCTGTACTGATTCTCTTCGTAGTGGCCGCGGCAGCGCTGCTCCTTCTCCCGAAACAGCCTCCGCCTCAGCAGCCTCCAGCCACGCAGCCGCCTGAGCAGCCTCCACATGAGCAGCCTCCACCTTCACAACCCCCACCCGCGCAGCCTCCACCTCAGGAGCAGCCGGCAGGCGTGACGCTGTACGTGATCACTAGGCACGAGCAGACAATACAGGATGCGACGAGGAAGCTGTTCCTGAGCAGCAGCTTAGCCAAGCAGTACAACATCGTGAATATCGTGTTCCTTCCCGTCAACGCGGAGCAGTGGCCTGAGTACATTAAGAGCGCGGCGGCGAAAGGGCAGGGTATCGACGTCGCGTGGGGCGGTGGGCCCACGCTCTTCAACCTCCTGGACGAGCAGGGCCTCCTGGAGCCTATCGACGAGAGTAAAGTCCCCGAGTTTAAGCTGGTCCTGGATGAGCTGAAGAAGATTCCCTCAAGCCTCGCTGGAGCCCCGACCTTCAAGGTCGGGAGTGACGGGAAGATTCGCTGGATTGGCGCTAGCGTTAGCAGTTTCGGCTTCACAGTGAACCGGGAGATCCTTGCAAGGTATAGCCTCCCAGCCCCGGTTAAGTGGGCTGACCTGGGTAGCCCCGTCTACGCGAGAACCCTTCCGGCGCTCCAGCTCGTCGGGGTGGCGGATCCCACGATGAGCACGAGCAACTTGAGGATGTTCGAGATCATCCTGCAGGCGTACGGCTGGGAGAAGGGTTGGAGAGCGCTCACCCTGATAGCCGCAAACTCGAAGATCTACAGCGGGAGCAGTGATGTGCGGGACGCTGTAATTAGGGGCGACTTGGCTGTCGGGACGACTATCGACTTCTACGGCTACACGGCGCAGCAGCAGAACCCCGCCTGCCTCTACGTCATCCCTGCCGGCGAGAGCATTGTCAACGCCGACCCCATAGCTGTGCTGAAAGGCGCGAGGCACCCGCGCGAGGCGGCTGTTTTCGTCGCCTGGGTGCTGAACGAGATGGGTGGGCAGCTCGTCTGGCTAGACCCCAACATCAACAGGCTGCCGATCAACCCAAAGGTTTTCGAGACGCCGGAGGGGGCGAAGAGGCCCGACCTCAAGAAAGCTCTCGACGAGCTTTTCTCCGCTTCGGGGATCGCCTTCAACGAGACTCTGTCCTCGCTCTGGGTGACTGCTGTCATGTACTACTTCAAGGCGACGCTGGTGGACGCCCACGACGACCTCCAGCCTGTGTGGGCGCAGATCGCCAAGGCCTACCTCGATGGGAAGATCACCCAGCAGCAGTTTAACATGCTGGTAGATGCTCTCACAGCGCCTCTCACGTTCACTGACCCCTTGACGGGCGCGAAGACGACTTTCACGCTGGACTACGCAGTCAAGATAAGCAGGTACATGGCTACAGACCCTGCTATCTACCAGAACCTTATGAACCAGTGGAAAGAGGCGGCTAGGGCACGCTACTTAAAAGCTCAGGAGCTTTTCAAGCAGGTAGCGAAGCCGTAG
- a CDS encoding iron ABC transporter permease: MKVGKHHVWLFGLAVAAVYTVLWHLDPGAARSADPAFWLACVAGGLGLYAAGYDYRWVKFSSGLSFLSIFTLMYNFFIIATGTPSLPRATAFLLTPLLTVAAAGYLTERVKRFLQAREARRGAVPLARRLKSTFYELDLLLWFFLVFGSLFLIAFLVTPLLLVLANAFRAPAGAAWYSNFQRIFSAREYVRLELLPGEQFIFAIPVGNETLYIVKGVNYGILVNSLILSFIVTVTATTLGIAVAFILARYSFPGKEALRILSLVPLFVTPFVNSYVVKILFSEYGPLSALTSALFGWRFRLDGLVGVAVAQIISFYPIVYLNAYSAFLNVDPSTEEQAENLGARGFRLFRTVTFPLALPGIVAGAIIVYIFSLEDVGAPLIFQEWNLMSAQIFRGFITYTGIVSPEAAALGVVMLSVAVMGFLAIRNYVGMRSYAMISRGGRLASRQRPLGRVGKLVVYFLVFPLVLFTSFPQIGVFLLAFNVMPPRGFDLRFDAFTPRYFEELFLDPGVFMFIRNTLIYATLSVMLAVVVAVMIGYGVSRIRVSWLSNMLDTLATIPLAIPGLVIALGYYYFFTTFFSGSPLDPTSIGAFQAWVILVISYSVRKLPYVVRSVYAGFQQVHVGLEEAALNLGATRAKVVFGVVLPYIISYIFSGAVLGYIYMATEVSTSITIGNFNPSQAPMTYYMMNVYKGGSPIGVQIAAAMGVLLILIQLAAILVVVRVLKQRYAFIGV; the protein is encoded by the coding sequence TTGAAAGTAGGAAAGCACCACGTCTGGCTTTTCGGATTAGCGGTCGCGGCAGTCTACACGGTGCTCTGGCACCTAGACCCCGGGGCCGCTAGGAGCGCGGATCCCGCCTTCTGGCTTGCGTGCGTCGCGGGAGGCTTAGGGCTGTACGCGGCCGGCTACGACTACCGGTGGGTGAAGTTTAGCTCCGGTCTCAGCTTCCTCTCAATATTCACGCTGATGTACAACTTCTTCATAATCGCCACCGGAACCCCCTCGCTGCCCCGAGCCACCGCCTTCCTGCTCACGCCTCTGCTCACTGTAGCGGCGGCAGGCTACCTCACCGAGAGGGTAAAGCGGTTTCTGCAGGCTCGCGAGGCTAGGAGAGGGGCGGTCCCGCTGGCCCGCAGGCTCAAAAGCACTTTCTACGAGCTAGACCTCCTGCTCTGGTTCTTCCTGGTTTTCGGCTCCCTCTTCCTCATCGCGTTCCTGGTGACGCCTCTCCTCCTCGTCCTTGCTAACGCGTTCAGAGCCCCCGCGGGGGCAGCGTGGTACTCCAACTTTCAGCGCATCTTCAGCGCTAGGGAGTACGTGCGCTTAGAGCTGCTGCCCGGGGAGCAGTTTATCTTCGCCATACCTGTCGGGAACGAAACGCTCTACATCGTGAAAGGAGTGAACTACGGCATCCTGGTGAACAGCCTAATCCTCTCCTTCATCGTGACTGTTACTGCGACGACGCTCGGCATCGCAGTTGCTTTCATCCTGGCCCGCTACTCGTTTCCGGGTAAGGAGGCGCTGAGGATCCTCTCCCTGGTCCCCTTGTTCGTCACCCCCTTCGTGAACTCCTACGTGGTGAAGATCCTGTTCAGCGAGTACGGCCCGCTCTCAGCGCTCACCAGCGCGCTGTTCGGCTGGAGGTTCCGGCTCGACGGGCTCGTGGGCGTCGCAGTCGCGCAGATAATCTCCTTCTACCCGATCGTCTACCTAAACGCTTACAGCGCGTTCCTCAACGTGGATCCGAGCACGGAGGAGCAGGCCGAGAATCTCGGAGCGCGTGGCTTCAGGCTCTTCCGGACAGTCACCTTCCCTCTAGCCCTGCCCGGCATAGTCGCGGGGGCAATTATCGTGTACATCTTCAGCCTCGAGGACGTGGGCGCCCCGCTGATATTCCAGGAGTGGAACCTTATGAGCGCGCAGATTTTCCGAGGCTTCATCACCTACACGGGTATAGTCTCGCCTGAAGCGGCTGCGCTGGGCGTAGTCATGCTGTCGGTAGCAGTGATGGGCTTCCTGGCGATAAGGAACTACGTGGGGATGAGGAGCTACGCGATGATCAGCAGGGGGGGTCGCCTCGCCTCCAGGCAGAGGCCTCTCGGCAGGGTTGGGAAGCTCGTCGTCTACTTCCTTGTCTTCCCGCTAGTGCTCTTCACCTCGTTCCCCCAGATCGGGGTTTTCCTGCTTGCGTTCAACGTGATGCCTCCGAGGGGCTTCGACCTCCGCTTCGACGCTTTCACGCCGAGGTACTTCGAGGAGCTTTTCCTGGATCCCGGCGTCTTCATGTTCATACGGAACACTCTCATCTACGCTACTCTTTCCGTCATGCTCGCAGTCGTAGTGGCGGTGATGATAGGCTACGGCGTCAGCAGGATCAGAGTGAGCTGGCTCTCCAACATGCTTGACACGCTGGCGACAATCCCCCTCGCGATCCCTGGGCTCGTGATCGCCCTTGGCTACTACTACTTCTTCACGACGTTCTTCTCGGGATCGCCCCTCGACCCCACCTCTATCGGGGCCTTCCAGGCGTGGGTGATCCTCGTGATATCCTACAGCGTGAGGAAGCTCCCCTACGTCGTGCGGTCCGTGTACGCGGGCTTCCAGCAAGTGCACGTCGGGCTGGAGGAAGCCGCCCTCAACCTCGGAGCCACCAGGGCGAAGGTAGTGTTCGGCGTCGTGCTCCCCTACATCATCTCCTATATCTTCAGCGGCGCCGTCCTCGGCTACATCTACATGGCGACTGAAGTGAGTACGAGCATCACGATCGGGAACTTCAACCCCTCGCAGGCCCCCATGACCTACTACATGATGAACGTGTACAAGGGAGGCTCCCCGATTGGCGTCCAGATCGCGGCCGCGATGGGCGTTCTGCTTATATTGATTCAGCTCGCAGCGATACTGGTAGTGGTGAGGGTGCTGAAGCAGAGGTACGCGTTCATAGGGGTGTGA
- a CDS encoding ABC transporter ATP-binding protein, whose amino-acid sequence MVEIRLVGVSKIYGSVRALDRVTLEVKDGELFTILGPSGCGKTTLLRVVAGFEVPEEGKVYFGDQDVTFVKPYMRNTAMVFQNYALWPHMTVFENVAYGLKIRKRQLKLTDEEIERRVRDALRLVRLEGLEDRYPLQLSGGQQQRVALARALVVEPRVLLLDEPLSNLDAKLRLEMRGEIKRIQSTLKITAIYVTHDQEEAMSLADRIAVMNKGRVLQVGTPREIYSKPSNLFVATFIGRSTYLVGTAVEVTEGRVRLRVDGQMLEGFLAPGYKVSAGDKVAAIMKTEDFTAGGDFGNSLEGEVEVLMFIGMFNQVRVRVGEQKLTALLDPSLELAPGQRVKLGIRPSDVHVFPLTGWEEEEFA is encoded by the coding sequence ATGGTGGAGATCCGCCTCGTCGGGGTCAGCAAGATCTACGGCAGCGTCAGGGCGCTCGACCGGGTCACGCTCGAGGTGAAAGACGGAGAGCTGTTCACGATCCTGGGCCCCAGCGGCTGCGGCAAGACCACTCTCCTCCGCGTCGTCGCAGGCTTCGAAGTCCCCGAGGAGGGCAAAGTGTACTTCGGGGACCAGGACGTGACTTTCGTGAAACCCTACATGAGGAACACCGCGATGGTTTTCCAGAACTACGCGCTCTGGCCCCACATGACCGTCTTCGAGAACGTGGCCTACGGGTTGAAGATACGGAAGCGCCAGCTGAAGCTCACCGACGAGGAGATTGAGCGCAGAGTGAGGGACGCGCTGCGCCTCGTCCGCCTAGAGGGGCTCGAGGACAGGTACCCGCTCCAGCTGAGCGGTGGGCAGCAGCAGAGAGTAGCGCTTGCCAGAGCTCTCGTAGTCGAGCCGAGAGTCCTGCTCCTCGACGAGCCTCTCAGCAACCTCGACGCGAAGCTCAGGCTGGAGATGAGGGGAGAGATAAAGAGGATTCAATCAACCCTCAAGATCACTGCAATTTACGTGACTCACGACCAGGAGGAGGCGATGAGCCTCGCCGACCGCATCGCGGTGATGAACAAGGGCCGTGTCCTCCAGGTGGGCACCCCTCGGGAGATCTACTCGAAGCCCAGCAACCTCTTCGTCGCGACTTTCATCGGTAGAAGCACGTACCTCGTCGGCACGGCGGTGGAGGTCACTGAGGGTAGAGTCCGCCTCCGAGTGGACGGCCAGATGCTCGAAGGCTTTCTGGCGCCAGGCTACAAGGTCAGCGCCGGCGACAAGGTTGCAGCGATCATGAAAACTGAGGACTTTACAGCAGGTGGTGACTTCGGCAATTCTCTAGAAGGCGAGGTGGAGGTGCTGATGTTTATCGGCATGTTCAACCAAGTCCGCGTCCGCGTAGGGGAGCAGAAGCTCACCGCCCTCCTGGACCCCTCCCTGGAGCTCGCGCCAGGCCAGAGAGTAAAGCTGGGCATCAGGCCCTCAGACGTTCACGTGTTCCCGCTCACAGGCTGGGAGGAGGAAGAGTTCGCCTGA
- a CDS encoding type II toxin-antitoxin system VapC family toxin: MIVIDASALVKLLLREEGWEEVAEHVRAGAVSVDLVAKEAVNAVWRALRRGLVTREAADSMLEALRVLLGRAVKLENEMAYLEPAIGIAFTRGVTVYDALYIALAKARGLSLLTADREQAGVAEAEGVSTLLLE; encoded by the coding sequence GTGATAGTCATTGACGCCTCAGCGCTGGTGAAGCTCCTGCTCAGGGAGGAGGGCTGGGAGGAGGTTGCAGAGCACGTGAGGGCTGGAGCCGTTTCGGTCGACTTGGTTGCAAAGGAGGCGGTGAACGCTGTCTGGAGGGCTTTGAGGCGCGGGCTTGTGACGCGAGAGGCTGCTGATTCGATGCTTGAGGCCCTGAGAGTGCTCCTGGGGAGAGCGGTGAAGCTCGAGAACGAAATGGCTTACCTCGAGCCGGCAATCGGGATTGCTTTCACCAGAGGGGTCACGGTGTACGACGCGCTCTACATCGCTTTAGCGAAAGCGAGAGGTTTAAGCCTGCTTACAGCAGACCGGGAGCAGGCGGGCGTGGCGGAAGCCGAGGGGGTCTCTACCCTGCTGCTTGAATAA
- a CDS encoding CopG family transcriptional regulator → MKRSATRSVVVSVKVPRELKEKMDAYASVVNWAEEIRGWIARRVEELERAKAVEEALKMLDSVAPAPRGTARLLVREDRDSH, encoded by the coding sequence GTGAAGCGCTCGGCCACCCGGTCAGTCGTTGTGAGCGTGAAAGTGCCCAGAGAGCTGAAGGAGAAGATGGACGCGTACGCCAGCGTGGTCAACTGGGCTGAAGAGATTAGGGGCTGGATCGCCCGGAGAGTTGAAGAGCTCGAGAGAGCTAAAGCTGTAGAAGAAGCTCTAAAGATGCTGGATTCGGTCGCGCCAGCGCCCCGGGGGACTGCCAGGCTCCTTGTGAGGGAGGACCGTGATAGTCATTGA
- the amrS gene encoding AmmeMemoRadiSam system radical SAM enzyme — protein sequence MAANLRADARWCGQLREALLYERLRGGLVRCNLCERRCTISEGSAGFCGTRVNRGGTLYTLTYGNLSAVESRPIEIKPFFHFWPGSTALTFSTWSCNFRCPWCQNWHLSRTLPGEVEGLSLEPAELVELAVRRGDEGVCVSFNEPTLLFEYSLEVFKLARERGLYATYVSNGYMTLEALRKLREAGLDGLKVDVKGGVEEYRRFNSALAEVVWRNAREAKRIGIHVEVVYLVVTGATDSENLIRETIERHLKELGPETPLHFTRYFPAYKYREPPTPVEKLERAYELAKKEGVLFPYLGNVPGHPYENTYCPECGELLLKRYSWLLLSSKLSNGKCPRCGREIPVRGPVKLGKRAAWEPLL from the coding sequence GTGGCCGCAAACTTGCGTGCGGACGCTCGCTGGTGCGGGCAACTCCGGGAGGCTCTCCTCTACGAAAGGCTCCGCGGCGGGCTAGTGCGCTGCAACCTCTGCGAGCGGCGCTGCACCATCAGCGAAGGGTCAGCGGGTTTCTGCGGTACTCGGGTGAACAGGGGTGGGACGCTGTACACTCTAACTTACGGGAACCTCTCCGCCGTGGAGTCGAGGCCTATCGAGATCAAGCCCTTCTTCCACTTCTGGCCCGGCTCCACGGCGCTAACTTTCTCGACGTGGTCGTGCAACTTCCGCTGCCCCTGGTGCCAGAACTGGCACCTCTCCCGCACCCTCCCGGGCGAAGTAGAGGGGTTGAGCTTAGAGCCTGCAGAGCTCGTCGAGCTAGCGGTGAGGCGAGGCGACGAGGGGGTGTGCGTCTCTTTTAACGAGCCGACGCTTCTCTTCGAGTACAGCCTCGAGGTTTTCAAGCTTGCACGCGAGAGAGGGCTGTACGCGACGTACGTGAGCAACGGCTACATGACGCTCGAAGCGCTGAGGAAGCTGCGCGAAGCGGGGCTCGACGGCTTAAAGGTCGACGTAAAAGGCGGAGTAGAGGAGTACAGGAGGTTTAACAGCGCGCTCGCGGAAGTCGTCTGGAGGAACGCTAGAGAGGCGAAGCGCATAGGCATCCACGTAGAGGTAGTCTACTTGGTGGTGACCGGTGCGACAGATAGCGAAAACCTCATCCGCGAGACTATCGAGCGGCACTTGAAGGAGCTCGGCCCCGAGACGCCGCTCCACTTCACCCGCTACTTCCCTGCCTACAAGTACCGCGAGCCGCCGACACCCGTCGAGAAGCTGGAGCGCGCCTACGAGCTCGCGAAGAAGGAGGGCGTCCTCTTCCCATACTTGGGGAACGTGCCCGGCCACCCCTACGAGAACACTTACTGCCCTGAGTGCGGCGAGCTCCTCCTCAAGCGCTACAGCTGGCTTCTCCTCAGCTCGAAGCTAAGCAACGGGAAATGTCCCCGCTGCGGCCGCGAAATTCCCGTAAGAGGTCCTGTGAAGCTCGGGAAGAGAGCGGCCTGGGAGCCTCTCCTGTGA